The following proteins are co-located in the Longimicrobium sp. genome:
- a CDS encoding amino acid adenylation domain-containing protein: MTLARDGAGLERVVAGGTGARAAFPADRCIHALIEEQAARTPDAVALVFEDASLAYRELDARANRVAHHLRRLGVGPEVPVAIALERGLELAVAILGVLKAGGAYVPLDPGYPAERLRHMLADSAAPVLLTQERLRGAVPIPPGIAVASMDGGWDAIAAEPAEPVESGVTPDNAAYVIYTSGSTGRPKGVVNAHRGVVNRLCWMQAEYGIGPGDAVLQKTPVSFDVSVWELFWPLQQGATLVMARPDGHRDPAYLAEVIERRGVTTLHFVPSMLRQFVDAADPARCRTLKRVICSGEALPPALAARFHERFAPPVTLHNLYGPTEAAVDVSHWPCERAAADVVPIGRPVWNTELYVLDAELRPVPAGASGELYIGGVQVARGYLNRPALTAERFVPDPLGGMPGARLYRTGDEARWTECESAEVRECESDSSHAEATLAPSRSRTLALHYLGRLDDQVKIRGFRIELGEVEAALRGCEGVHDCVVVAREDGGGERRLVAYVAGAAEADALRAHLRRTLPEHMVPGAFVTVDRFPVSPNGKLDRKALPAPRFEAADAEYVAPRTPAEAALAAIWREVLGLGRVGVRESFFELGGHSLLAIRAASRISRTFGAELTLDAVFENRTIEALARHLPDPPAVPAHGGRAAEVGEAASPHRLLAVIDDLSEDELDRLLGLTT, encoded by the coding sequence ATGACGCTGGCGCGGGACGGGGCCGGACTGGAGCGGGTCGTGGCGGGCGGGACCGGTGCGCGGGCGGCGTTTCCGGCCGATCGCTGCATCCACGCGCTCATCGAGGAGCAGGCGGCGCGCACGCCGGACGCCGTGGCGCTGGTGTTCGAGGACGCCTCGCTGGCCTACCGCGAGCTGGACGCGCGGGCGAACCGGGTGGCCCACCACCTCCGCCGGCTGGGCGTGGGGCCGGAGGTGCCGGTGGCCATAGCGCTGGAGCGCGGCCTGGAGCTGGCGGTAGCCATCCTGGGCGTGCTGAAGGCGGGCGGCGCCTACGTTCCGCTGGACCCCGGCTACCCGGCCGAGCGGCTGCGGCACATGCTGGCCGACTCGGCCGCGCCGGTGCTGCTGACCCAGGAGCGGCTGCGCGGCGCCGTTCCCATCCCCCCGGGCATTGCCGTCGCCAGCATGGACGGAGGATGGGACGCCATCGCCGCCGAGCCCGCGGAGCCGGTGGAGAGCGGCGTCACCCCGGACAACGCGGCGTACGTCATCTACACCTCCGGATCGACCGGCCGCCCCAAGGGCGTGGTGAACGCGCACCGCGGCGTCGTCAACCGCCTCTGCTGGATGCAGGCGGAGTACGGGATCGGGCCGGGCGACGCGGTGCTGCAGAAGACGCCGGTCTCGTTCGACGTCTCGGTGTGGGAGCTGTTCTGGCCGCTGCAGCAGGGGGCCACGCTGGTGATGGCCCGGCCGGACGGCCACCGCGACCCGGCGTACCTGGCCGAGGTGATCGAGCGGCGCGGGGTGACCACGCTGCACTTCGTTCCCTCGATGCTGCGGCAGTTCGTGGACGCGGCGGACCCGGCGCGCTGCCGGACGCTGAAGCGGGTGATCTGCTCGGGCGAGGCGCTGCCGCCCGCGCTGGCCGCGCGCTTCCACGAGCGGTTCGCGCCGCCGGTCACGCTGCACAACCTGTACGGCCCCACGGAAGCCGCGGTGGACGTCAGCCACTGGCCGTGCGAGCGCGCCGCGGCCGACGTGGTTCCCATCGGCCGCCCCGTGTGGAACACCGAACTGTACGTGCTGGACGCGGAGCTACGCCCGGTGCCCGCCGGCGCATCCGGCGAGCTGTACATCGGCGGGGTGCAGGTGGCGCGCGGCTACCTGAACCGTCCGGCGCTGACGGCGGAGCGTTTCGTCCCCGACCCCCTGGGCGGCATGCCGGGGGCCCGGCTGTACCGCACGGGCGACGAGGCGCGGTGGACGGAGTGCGAAAGTGCGGAAGTGCGAGAGTGCGAGAGCGACTCATCGCACGCCGAAGCCACTCTCGCACCTTCGCGCTCTCGCACTCTCGCACTTCACTACCTGGGCCGCCTGGACGACCAGGTGAAGATCCGCGGCTTCCGCATCGAGCTGGGCGAGGTCGAGGCGGCGCTGCGCGGGTGCGAGGGCGTTCACGACTGCGTGGTCGTCGCGCGCGAGGACGGGGGCGGAGAGCGGCGGCTGGTGGCGTACGTCGCCGGCGCGGCGGAGGCGGACGCGCTGCGGGCGCACCTGCGGCGGACGCTTCCCGAGCACATGGTGCCGGGCGCCTTCGTCACGGTCGACCGCTTTCCCGTTTCGCCCAACGGCAAGCTGGACCGCAAGGCGCTTCCCGCGCCCCGCTTCGAGGCGGCGGACGCGGAGTACGTGGCCCCACGCACGCCGGCCGAGGCGGCGCTCGCGGCGATCTGGCGCGAGGTGCTGGGGCTGGGCCGCGTGGGGGTGCGCGAGAGCTTCTTCGAGCTGGGAGGGCACTCGCTGCTGGCCATCCGCGCGGCGAGCCGCATCTCCCGGACCTTCGGTGCCGAGCTGACGCTGGACGCGGTGTTCGAGAACCGCACCATCGAGGCGCTGGCCCGCCATCTCCCCGATCCCCCGGCCGTTCCGGCGCATGGCGGCCGCGCGGCGGAGGTGGGCGAAGCCGCCAGCCCGCACCGCCTGCTGGCCGTGATCGACGACCTGTCCGAGGACGAGCTGGACCGCCTCCTGGGCCTTACCACCTGA
- the glyA gene encoding hypothetical protein (catalyzes the reaction of glycine with 5,10-methylenetetrahydrofolate to form L-serine and tetrahydrofolate) produces the protein MRVPGGIVQPPAPHAGERADADGRAPESAAAHGLEPLRAGDPELYGLVAREHRRQNATLAMDDASGVAGAAVLACGGSPLANTPAGCGVAGAVERIAVLRARLAFAARYASVRPASGSAARELVLSILLRPGDVVLAPEADGFPSSPPGTVTVACGAGADGRIDGEAVRRLALEHRPRVIVCGASAHPRATDFAAFRRIADEAGAFLLADISPVAALVAAGEHPSPIDHAHFTITRTRGQLPGPRGGLVLMGRDHDAPAPVGEGTLSGAIERTASLASPEGPDLAAIAAAASMLAAAASAGFHEAARRATAGARALAAGLASRGWALVTGGTDTHLVAVDLSARGLAGAVAERALEECGMRVSRCRVPGDGRSPAAASGVRLGTHGLALRGMGPAEMARCAELVDMVLAAVRPVDDDAYELCPAVAAMARDEVAALCARFPIPGWSADWPPEVVSIAPPRATAPVDPFSLPAGDAA, from the coding sequence GTGCGCGTTCCCGGCGGGATCGTGCAGCCGCCGGCGCCGCACGCCGGCGAGCGGGCGGACGCGGACGGCCGCGCGCCGGAGTCCGCCGCCGCGCACGGGCTGGAGCCCCTGCGCGCCGGAGACCCGGAGCTGTACGGCCTGGTCGCCCGCGAGCACCGGCGGCAGAACGCCACGCTGGCGATGGACGACGCCTCGGGCGTGGCGGGCGCGGCCGTGCTGGCCTGCGGGGGATCGCCGCTGGCCAACACGCCGGCCGGGTGCGGCGTGGCCGGCGCGGTCGAGCGCATCGCGGTGCTGCGGGCGCGGCTGGCGTTCGCGGCGCGCTACGCCAGCGTGCGGCCGGCCTCGGGGTCCGCCGCCCGCGAGCTCGTCCTTTCCATCCTCCTCCGCCCGGGCGACGTCGTCCTGGCGCCGGAGGCGGACGGCTTCCCGTCCTCGCCCCCCGGGACGGTGACGGTGGCCTGCGGGGCGGGAGCGGACGGGCGGATCGACGGCGAGGCGGTGCGGCGGCTGGCGCTGGAGCACCGGCCGCGGGTGATCGTCTGCGGCGCGTCCGCCCATCCCCGCGCCACCGACTTCGCCGCGTTCCGCCGCATCGCCGACGAGGCGGGCGCCTTCCTCCTGGCCGACATCTCTCCGGTGGCCGCGCTGGTGGCGGCGGGCGAGCACCCCAGCCCCATCGACCACGCGCACTTCACCATCACCCGCACCCGCGGGCAGCTGCCGGGGCCGCGCGGCGGGCTGGTGCTGATGGGGCGCGACCACGACGCCCCCGCCCCCGTGGGCGAGGGGACGCTCTCCGGGGCCATCGAGCGCACCGCCTCGCTCGCCTCGCCGGAAGGGCCGGACCTGGCCGCGATCGCCGCCGCCGCCAGCATGCTGGCCGCCGCCGCGTCGGCCGGCTTCCACGAGGCCGCGCGCCGCGCCACCGCGGGCGCCCGGGCGCTGGCGGCCGGGCTGGCTTCGCGCGGCTGGGCCCTGGTCACCGGCGGCACCGACACCCACCTGGTGGCGGTCGACCTTTCCGCGCGCGGGCTGGCCGGCGCGGTGGCCGAGCGGGCGCTGGAGGAGTGCGGGATGAGGGTGAGCCGGTGCCGCGTTCCCGGAGACGGGCGGAGCCCTGCCGCCGCGAGCGGCGTGCGCCTGGGCACCCACGGCCTGGCGCTGCGGGGGATGGGCCCGGCGGAGATGGCGCGGTGCGCCGAGCTGGTGGACATGGTCCTGGCCGCCGTGCGCCCGGTGGACGACGACGCGTACGAGCTGTGCCCCGCCGTGGCCGCCATGGCGCGCGACGAGGTGGCGGCGCTCTGCGCGCGCTTCCCCATCCCCGGCTGGTCCGCCGATTGGCCGCCCGAAGTGGTCTCCATCGCCCCGCCGCGTGCGACCGCGCCGGTCGACCCGTTCTCGCTCCCGGCCGGGGACGCCGCATGA
- the hppD gene encoding 4-hydroxyphenylpyruvate dioxygenase, producing MATIEQEIQAPVLHGALQLNGIDHVELYVGNAYQAAHFYRAVFGFRPVARAGLETGVRDRMSVVLEQGDVRLVLTSGIAPESEIARHAALHGDGVKDVAFTVDDVEAAFETAVRRGAHGLSEPRVHEDAHGRVLRATIAAPGDTVHSFVERRGYGGAFLPGFDPILGAPATVSTGITEVDHVAVSMEQGELDRWIDFYTDVLGFHQSHHEMVWTKHSAMNSKVVEDASGKVKFPIVEPAQNAEKSQVQEYLNFNRGAGAQHVAFLTPDIRRSVRAIRDNGVNFLKVPPTYYEVLEERVGHLGPEMMAELQELGILVDRDDDGRLMQIFSEPVGSRPTMFIELIERQGALGFGSGNIKALFEAVEREQERRGTI from the coding sequence ATGGCCACGATCGAGCAGGAAATCCAGGCCCCCGTGCTCCACGGCGCGCTGCAGCTGAACGGCATCGACCACGTGGAGCTGTACGTGGGCAACGCGTACCAGGCGGCCCACTTCTACCGCGCGGTGTTCGGGTTCCGGCCGGTGGCGCGCGCGGGGCTGGAAACCGGGGTGCGCGACCGCATGTCGGTGGTGCTGGAGCAGGGCGACGTGCGGCTGGTGCTGACCAGCGGCATCGCCCCCGAGTCCGAGATCGCGCGGCACGCGGCGCTGCACGGCGACGGCGTGAAGGACGTGGCGTTCACCGTGGACGACGTGGAGGCCGCCTTCGAGACGGCGGTCCGCCGCGGCGCGCACGGGCTGTCGGAGCCGCGGGTGCACGAGGACGCGCACGGCCGCGTGCTGCGCGCCACCATCGCCGCGCCGGGCGACACGGTGCACTCGTTCGTTGAGCGGCGCGGCTACGGCGGCGCCTTCCTCCCCGGCTTCGACCCCATCCTGGGCGCTCCCGCCACGGTCTCGACCGGGATCACCGAGGTGGACCACGTGGCGGTGAGCATGGAGCAGGGCGAGCTGGACCGCTGGATCGACTTCTACACCGACGTGCTGGGCTTCCACCAGTCTCACCACGAGATGGTGTGGACCAAGCACAGCGCCATGAACAGCAAGGTGGTGGAGGACGCGTCGGGGAAGGTGAAGTTCCCCATCGTGGAGCCGGCGCAGAATGCCGAGAAGAGCCAGGTGCAGGAGTACCTGAACTTCAACCGCGGCGCGGGCGCGCAGCACGTGGCCTTCCTGACCCCCGACATCCGCCGCAGCGTGCGCGCCATCCGCGACAACGGGGTGAACTTCCTGAAGGTCCCGCCGACGTACTACGAGGTGCTGGAGGAGCGCGTGGGGCACCTGGGGCCGGAGATGATGGCGGAGCTGCAGGAGCTGGGAATCCTGGTGGACAGGGACGACGACGGCCGGCTGATGCAGATCTTCAGCGAGCCGGTGGGGTCGCGGCCGACGATGTTCATCGAGCTGATCGAGCGGCAGGGCGCGCTGGGCTTCGGCTCGGGGAACATCAAGGCGCTGTTCGAGGCGGTGGAGCGCGAGCAGGAGCGCCGCGGGACGATCTGA
- a CDS encoding PLP-dependent aminotransferase family protein, with protein sequence MMTEIAPARTRMELAAWARASGASALQTMLSVGTRPGTISFALGLPAPELFPTEEYGRAAAAVLAEDPRALQYSPPHAPLQAHVAALMAQRGVTCAPEQVFLTTGAQQGIALLARLLLEPGGEIITETLCYTGLQQAVEPFGPRFLTVPSDPETGIDVDAVESLLASGSRPAFLYTVPDGNNPLSLSLSAEKRARLAALAAEHGVPIIEDDPYGFLAYDGPAATPIRALDAEWVLYVGSFSKILAPGLRLGWIVVPEELVPLLAIAKEASDINTATLAQRAAARYLDGGHLAGHLATVRREYRLRRDTMLAALETHFPAGSRWQRPSAGVFVWVELPEGYDTAEVLRAALEQRVAFVPGHAFAADGSRTGSNCMRLNFSHSTPQVIEEGIARLGRALEAVRA encoded by the coding sequence ATGATGACCGAAATCGCGCCGGCGCGGACGCGGATGGAGCTGGCGGCGTGGGCCCGCGCCTCGGGGGCGTCGGCACTGCAGACGATGCTGTCGGTGGGAACGCGCCCGGGGACGATCTCGTTCGCCCTCGGCCTTCCCGCGCCCGAGCTGTTCCCCACCGAGGAGTACGGGCGCGCGGCCGCGGCGGTGCTGGCCGAGGACCCGCGCGCGCTGCAGTACTCGCCGCCGCACGCGCCGCTGCAGGCGCACGTGGCCGCGCTGATGGCCCAGCGCGGGGTCACCTGCGCGCCGGAGCAGGTGTTCCTGACCACCGGCGCGCAGCAGGGGATCGCCCTTCTCGCCCGGCTGCTGCTGGAGCCCGGGGGCGAGATCATCACCGAGACGCTGTGCTACACGGGCCTTCAGCAGGCGGTGGAGCCGTTCGGGCCGCGCTTCCTGACCGTGCCGTCGGACCCCGAGACGGGGATCGACGTGGACGCGGTGGAGTCGCTGCTGGCCTCCGGCTCGCGGCCGGCGTTCCTGTACACGGTGCCCGACGGCAACAACCCGCTGTCGCTCAGCCTGAGCGCGGAGAAGCGCGCGCGGCTGGCGGCGCTGGCGGCGGAGCACGGCGTGCCCATCATCGAGGACGACCCGTACGGCTTCCTGGCGTACGACGGGCCCGCGGCCACGCCGATCCGCGCGCTGGACGCGGAATGGGTGCTGTACGTGGGCTCGTTCTCCAAGATCCTGGCGCCGGGGCTGCGGCTGGGGTGGATCGTGGTGCCCGAGGAGCTGGTGCCGCTGCTGGCCATCGCCAAGGAGGCCAGCGACATCAACACGGCCACGCTGGCGCAGCGCGCGGCGGCGCGGTACCTGGACGGCGGGCACCTGGCCGGGCACCTGGCCACCGTCCGCCGCGAGTACCGCCTTCGCCGCGACACCATGCTGGCCGCGCTGGAGACGCACTTCCCGGCCGGGTCGCGCTGGCAGCGGCCGTCCGCGGGGGTGTTCGTGTGGGTGGAGCTTCCGGAGGGCTACGACACCGCCGAGGTGCTGCGCGCGGCGCTGGAGCAGCGCGTGGCCTTCGTCCCCGGCCACGCCTTCGCGGCGGACGGCAGCCGCACGGGGAGCAACTGCATGCGCCTGAACTTCTCCCACTCGACGCCCCAGGTGATCGAGGAGGGGATCGCCCGCCTCGGACGCGCGCTGGAGGCGGTCCGCGCGTAG
- a CDS encoding Ldh family oxidoreductase produces MTDTPATAAETFPIERLREFSTRVFAACGVPEEDAALAAGVLASADLRGIDTHGVARLPQYHEMFEQGRINPRPNIHAVRESPATATVDGDNGLGLVVGPRANEMAMEKAERVGTGWVAVRNSNHFGAGEYYPLQGLPRGLIVWAMTNSPPQVAPLWGAEKMLGTNPISIAFPGMEEPAVVIDFTTSAIAFGKVEHAARKGATIPAGTAIDRDGRMTTDPREMLDGGALLPLGGDAEHGGHKGYCLAAMVDLLAAALPGANWGPFPPPFPAHLPEPPRSVGLGVGHMFGAFRIDAFADPAEFRRQVDDWVRTMRSTRPAAGTTGPIIPGDPNRRAEETRREHGVPVIRPVVEALERVAAATGVPFR; encoded by the coding sequence GTGACCGATACACCTGCGACCGCGGCCGAGACTTTCCCGATCGAGCGGCTGCGCGAGTTCTCCACCCGCGTGTTCGCGGCGTGCGGGGTGCCGGAGGAGGACGCGGCGCTCGCGGCCGGGGTGCTGGCCAGCGCGGACCTGCGCGGGATCGACACGCATGGCGTCGCCCGTCTCCCGCAGTACCACGAGATGTTCGAGCAGGGGAGGATCAACCCGCGCCCGAACATCCACGCCGTGCGCGAGTCGCCGGCGACGGCCACGGTGGATGGGGACAACGGGCTGGGGCTGGTGGTCGGGCCGCGCGCGAACGAGATGGCGATGGAGAAGGCGGAGCGGGTGGGGACGGGATGGGTGGCGGTGCGCAACAGCAATCACTTCGGCGCGGGCGAGTACTATCCGCTGCAGGGGCTGCCGCGCGGGCTGATCGTGTGGGCGATGACGAACTCGCCGCCGCAGGTGGCGCCGCTCTGGGGCGCGGAGAAGATGCTGGGGACCAATCCCATCTCCATCGCCTTTCCGGGGATGGAGGAGCCGGCGGTGGTGATCGACTTCACCACCAGCGCCATCGCGTTCGGCAAGGTGGAGCACGCGGCGCGGAAGGGCGCCACCATCCCCGCGGGCACCGCCATCGACCGCGACGGGCGGATGACGACGGACCCGCGGGAGATGCTGGACGGCGGCGCGCTCCTCCCGCTGGGTGGCGACGCGGAGCACGGCGGGCACAAGGGATACTGCCTGGCGGCGATGGTGGACCTGCTGGCCGCGGCGCTTCCGGGAGCCAACTGGGGCCCCTTCCCCCCGCCCTTCCCCGCGCATCTCCCGGAGCCACCGCGCTCGGTGGGGCTGGGCGTGGGGCACATGTTCGGCGCGTTCCGCATCGACGCGTTCGCCGACCCGGCGGAGTTCCGCCGCCAGGTGGATGACTGGGTGCGGACGATGCGCTCCACCCGCCCGGCCGCGGGCACGACCGGGCCCATCATCCCCGGCGACCCCAACCGCCGCGCGGAGGAGACGCGCCGCGAGCACGGCGTTCCCGTCATCCGCCCCGTGGTCGAGGCGCTGGAGCGCGTGGCGGCGGCGACCGGAGTGCCGTTCCGGTAG
- a CDS encoding efflux RND transporter periplasmic adaptor subunit, translated as MDIPRKPARKSRKWFAYSGAAILLLVVVTAALARMDPAAPSVDRATLWTDTVRKGEMMRQVRGPGTLVAENIRWISAVTQGRVERKLVQPGTTVAEGAVLVELSNPDVERQALEAQRQLTAAEAELTTLRTNLQNQLLTQQGAVAQIQAQFNQAQRQAQSAEALARQNMVSSQELATARDNAADLQTRLNVERQRLDYMRGSMRQQIAGQEGQVTMLRRLAAFNQTQIASMQVRSPQAGVLQELPVELGQWVNSGATLAKVVQPGTLKAVLRIPETQAKDLAVGQPASIDTRNGVVPGRVTRIDPAAQNGTVTVDVALTGPLPRGARPDMSVDGTVDLERLGDVLHVGRPAYGQAESTVGMFRLLPGGHEAERVSVQLGRGSATAVEIVRGLNPGDVIILSDMSQYDAAERVRLK; from the coding sequence GTGGATATTCCCCGCAAGCCGGCGCGCAAGAGCCGCAAGTGGTTCGCCTACAGCGGCGCGGCGATCCTGCTGCTGGTGGTGGTGACCGCGGCGCTGGCGCGCATGGACCCGGCGGCGCCGTCGGTCGACCGCGCGACGCTGTGGACCGACACCGTGCGCAAGGGCGAGATGATGCGGCAGGTGCGCGGCCCCGGCACGCTGGTGGCCGAGAACATCCGCTGGATCAGCGCGGTCACGCAGGGGCGCGTGGAGCGGAAGCTGGTGCAGCCCGGCACCACCGTCGCGGAAGGCGCGGTGCTGGTGGAGCTCAGCAACCCCGACGTGGAGCGGCAGGCGCTCGAGGCGCAGCGCCAGCTCACCGCCGCCGAGGCGGAGCTGACCACGCTGCGGACGAACCTGCAGAACCAGCTGCTGACGCAGCAGGGCGCCGTCGCCCAGATCCAGGCGCAGTTCAACCAGGCGCAGCGACAGGCGCAGTCGGCCGAGGCGCTGGCGCGGCAGAACATGGTCTCGTCGCAGGAGCTGGCCACCGCGCGCGACAACGCCGCCGACCTGCAGACGCGGCTGAACGTGGAGCGCCAGCGGCTGGACTACATGCGCGGCTCCATGCGCCAGCAGATCGCCGGGCAGGAGGGGCAGGTGACGATGCTGCGCCGCCTTGCCGCGTTCAACCAGACGCAGATCGCATCGATGCAGGTGCGCTCGCCGCAGGCCGGCGTGCTGCAGGAGCTTCCCGTCGAGCTGGGGCAGTGGGTGAACTCGGGCGCCACGCTGGCCAAGGTGGTGCAGCCGGGGACGCTTAAGGCCGTCCTCCGCATCCCCGAGACGCAGGCGAAGGACCTGGCGGTGGGCCAGCCCGCGTCGATCGACACGCGCAACGGGGTGGTGCCGGGCCGGGTGACGCGCATCGACCCGGCGGCGCAGAACGGCACCGTCACGGTGGACGTGGCGCTGACGGGCCCGCTGCCGCGCGGCGCCCGCCCCGACATGTCGGTGGACGGCACCGTGGACCTGGAGCGCCTGGGCGACGTGCTGCACGTCGGCCGCCCCGCCTACGGGCAGGCCGAGAGCACGGTGGGGATGTTCCGGCTGCTCCCCGGCGGCCACGAGGCCGAGCGCGTGAGCGTGCAGCTGGGCCGCGGCTCCGCGACCGCGGTGGAGATCGTCCGCGGGCTGAACCCCGGCGACGTCATCATCCTGTCGGACATGTCGCAGTACGACGCCGCCGAGCGCGTGCGGCTGAAGTAA
- a CDS encoding ABC transporter ATP-binding protein has translation MNKRNGNGSDALIKLEGVSKVFLTEDVETHALGGVHLEIGKGEYVAIAGPSGCGKTTLLSILGLLDSPSSGTYLLNGEPVSGLTPADRARIRNREIGFVFQAFNLIGDLTVKENVELPLTYRGMPAGERTKRVQEALEKVGMSHRMGHYPSQLSGGQQQRVAVARAIAGSPSVLLADEPTGNLDSANSEQVMSLLRELHAEGATICMVTHDPRYAEHAQRSVHLFDGQVVRDESSGVFDELERHGFVHA, from the coding sequence ATGAACAAGCGTAACGGCAACGGCAGCGACGCGCTGATCAAGCTCGAGGGCGTGAGCAAGGTGTTCCTGACCGAGGACGTGGAGACGCATGCGCTCGGCGGCGTGCACCTGGAGATCGGGAAGGGCGAGTACGTGGCGATCGCCGGCCCGTCCGGCTGCGGCAAGACCACGCTGCTCTCGATCCTGGGGCTGCTGGACTCGCCCAGCAGCGGGACGTACCTGCTGAACGGCGAGCCCGTCTCCGGGCTGACGCCCGCGGACCGCGCGCGCATCCGCAACCGCGAGATCGGGTTCGTGTTCCAGGCGTTCAACCTGATCGGCGACCTGACGGTGAAGGAGAACGTGGAGCTGCCGCTGACCTACCGCGGCATGCCCGCCGGCGAGCGCACGAAGCGCGTGCAGGAGGCGCTGGAGAAGGTGGGGATGAGCCACCGGATGGGGCACTACCCCAGCCAGCTCTCCGGCGGCCAGCAGCAGCGCGTGGCCGTCGCCCGCGCCATCGCCGGATCGCCCAGCGTGCTGCTGGCGGACGAGCCCACGGGGAACCTGGACTCGGCCAACAGCGAGCAGGTGATGTCGCTGCTGCGTGAGCTGCACGCCGAGGGCGCCACCATCTGCATGGTGACCCACGACCCGCGCTACGCCGAGCACGCGCAGCGCAGCGTGCACCTGTTCGACGGCCAGGTCGTCCGCGACGAGAGCAGCGGCGTGTTCGACGAGCTGGAGCGCCACGGCTTCGTGCACGCGTAG
- a CDS encoding sigma-54 dependent transcriptional regulator: MQIIPPPRILIADDQPDVLEALRLLLKGEGFQIETASSPAGILALAREQDLDVVLMDLNYTRDTTSGREGLELLGGLQALDATLPVVVMTAWGSVESAVEAMRRGARDYVQKPWDNAQLLATVNRQVELGRALRRSQRLEQENSRLRADGLPQMIAGSRGMEAVLRLMERVGPSEATVLITGEHGTGKDVVARWLHASSPRAQRPLVTVNAGAIAEGVFESELFGHVKGAFTDARTDRVGAFELADTGTLFLDEIGTMPHAQQAKLLRVLQTGEFQRVGSSKTRRVDVRVLAATNLDIRQAAAEGRFREDLLFRLNTVEIHLPPLRERREDIPPLARHFLARQAARYRKELTGFEPDAMQALLGYAWPGNIRELEHTIERAVLLASGLAIAAGDLALRAPAGASAAMEEMSLEDAERLLIRKALARYNGNVSQAADALGLSRSALYRRLERFGLQAQEDA; encoded by the coding sequence ATGCAGATCATCCCGCCGCCGCGCATCCTGATCGCCGACGACCAGCCGGACGTGCTGGAGGCGCTGCGCCTGCTGCTGAAGGGCGAGGGCTTCCAGATCGAGACCGCCAGCTCGCCCGCGGGGATCCTGGCGCTCGCGCGCGAGCAGGACCTGGACGTGGTGCTGATGGACCTGAACTACACCCGCGACACCACCTCCGGCCGCGAGGGGCTGGAGCTGCTGGGCGGGCTGCAGGCGCTGGACGCGACGCTGCCGGTGGTGGTGATGACCGCGTGGGGAAGCGTGGAAAGCGCGGTGGAGGCCATGCGCCGCGGCGCGCGCGACTACGTGCAGAAGCCGTGGGACAACGCGCAGCTGCTGGCCACGGTGAACCGCCAGGTGGAGCTGGGGCGCGCGCTGCGGCGCAGCCAGCGGCTGGAGCAGGAGAACAGCCGGCTGCGCGCCGACGGCCTGCCGCAGATGATCGCCGGGAGCCGGGGGATGGAGGCGGTGCTGCGGCTGATGGAGCGCGTGGGGCCGTCCGAGGCCACGGTGCTGATCACCGGCGAGCACGGCACGGGCAAGGACGTGGTCGCCCGCTGGCTGCACGCCAGCAGCCCGCGCGCCCAGCGCCCGCTGGTGACGGTGAACGCCGGCGCCATTGCCGAGGGGGTGTTCGAGAGCGAGCTGTTCGGCCACGTGAAGGGGGCGTTCACCGACGCGCGCACCGACCGCGTGGGCGCCTTCGAGCTGGCGGACACGGGGACGCTCTTCCTGGACGAGATCGGGACGATGCCGCACGCGCAGCAGGCCAAGCTCCTGCGCGTGCTGCAGACCGGCGAGTTCCAGCGCGTGGGCTCGAGCAAGACGCGGCGGGTGGACGTGCGCGTCCTTGCCGCCACCAACCTGGACATCCGCCAGGCCGCGGCCGAGGGGCGCTTCCGCGAGGACCTGCTCTTCCGCCTGAACACGGTGGAGATCCACCTTCCCCCGCTGCGCGAGCGGCGCGAGGACATCCCCCCGCTGGCCCGGCACTTCCTGGCGCGGCAGGCGGCGCGCTACCGCAAGGAACTCACGGGCTTCGAGCCGGACGCCATGCAGGCGCTGCTGGGGTACGCCTGGCCCGGCAACATCCGCGAGCTGGAGCACACCATCGAGCGCGCCGTTCTCCTCGCCTCGGGCCTGGCGATCGCCGCGGGCGACCTGGCGCTGCGGGCGCCCGCCGGCGCGTCGGCGGCGATGGAGGAGATGTCGCTGGAGGACGCCGAGCGGCTGCTGATCCGCAAGGCGCTGGCGCGCTACAACGGCAACGTGAGCCAGGCCGCCGACGCGCTGGGGCTGAGCCGGAGCGCGCTGTACCGCAGGCTGGAACGCTTCGGCCTGCAGGCGCAGGAAGACGCGTGA